One window of Erinaceus europaeus chromosome 6, mEriEur2.1, whole genome shotgun sequence genomic DNA carries:
- the PRKCQ gene encoding protein kinase C theta type isoform X3, whose amino-acid sequence MELKPQGRMLMNARYFLEMSDTKNLSEFESEGFFALHHRRGAIKQAKVHHVKCHEFTATFFPQPTFCSVCHEFVWGLNKQGYQCRQCNAAIHKKCIDKVIAKCTGSAVNSRETMFHKERFKIDMPHRFKVYNYKSPTFCEHCGTLLWGLARQGLKCDACGMNVHHRCQTKVANLCGINQKLMAEALAMIESTQQARSLRDSEHIFREGPVEIGLPCSIRSEPRPPCAPTTGKRESQGISWESPPLDDLERVCPRPEPELNVERPALHTKLKIEDFILHKMLGKGSFGKVFLAEFKKTNQFFAIKALKKDVVLMDDDVECTMVERRVLSLAWEHPFLTHMFCTFQTKENLFFVMEYLNGGDLMYHIQSCHKFDLCRATFYAAEIILGLQFLHSKGIVYRDLKLDNILLDRDGHIKIADFGMCKENMLGDARTNTFCGTPDYIAPEILLGQKYNCSVDWWSFGVLVYEMLIGQSPFHGQDEEELFHSIRMDSPTYPRWLEKEAKDLLVKLFVREPEKRLGVRGDIRQHPLFREINWEELERKEIEPPFRPKVKSPQDCSNFDKEFLNEKPRLSFADRALINSMDQNMFRNFSFMNPGMERLIS is encoded by the exons acaccaaGAACCTGAGTGAATTTGAGTCCGAAGGCTTCTTCGCCCTGCACCACCGCCGGGGCGCCATCAAGCAGGCCAAGGTCCACCATGTCAAGTGCCACGAGTTCACGGCCACTTTCTTCCCACAGCCCACCTTCTGCTCTGTCTGCCATGAGTTTGTGTG GGGCCTGAACAAGCAGGGCTACCAGTGCCGAC AATGTAACGCAGCGATCCACAAGAAGTGCATTGACAAGGTCATCGCCAAGTGCACAGGCTCAGCCGTCAACAGCCGGGAAACCATG TTCCACAAGGAGCGGTTCAAAATCGATATGCCGCACCGCTTCAAGGTCTACAACTACAAGAGCCCCACCTTCTGCGAGCACTGTGGGACCCTGCTGTGGGGGCTAGCGCGACAGGGGCTCAAGTGTGACG CATGTGGCATGAACGTGCACCACCGGTGCCAGACCAAGGTAGCCAACCTCTGCGGAATCAACCAGAAGCTGATGGCGGAGGCACTGGCAATGATCGAGAGCACACAGCAG GCACGCAGCTTGCGGGACAGTGAGCACATCTTCCGAGAAGGCCCGGTGGAGATCGGTCTCCCCTGCTCCATCAGGAGTGAACCCAGGCCTCCATGTGCACCAACCACAGGGAAGAGAG AGTCGCAGGGcatctcttgggagtctcctCCACTGGATGACTTGGAGAGGGTCTGCCCTCGTCCGGAACCTGAGCTGAATGTAGAAAGACCAGCTCTGCACACCAAACTGAAAATCGAGGATTTCATCCTGCACAAAATGTTGGGGAAAGGAAGCTTTGGCAAG GTCTTCCTGGCAGAGTTCAAGAAGACCAATCAGTTCTTTGCCATCAAGGCCCTGAAGAAGGACGTGGTGCTGATGGACGACGACGTGGAGTGCACCATGGTAGAGAGGCGCGTGCTTTCTCTGGCCTGGGAGCACCCCTTCCTCACTCACATGTTCTGCACCTTCCAGACCAAG GAGAATCTCTTCTTCGTGATGGAGTACCTCAACGGGGGCGACCTCATGTACCACATCCAGAGCTGCCACAAGTTTGACCTCTGCAGAGCCAC GTTCTATGCTGCTGAAATCATCCTGGGGCTGCAGTTCCTCCACTCCAAAGGGATTGTCTACAG GGACCTGAAGCTGGACAACATCCTGCTGGACAGGGACGGCCACATCAAGATCGCCGACTTCGGGATGTGCAAGGAGAACATGCTGGGGGATGCCAGGACCAACACCTTCTGTGGGACCCCTGACTACATTGCCCCTGAG ATCCTGCTGGGTCAGAAGTACAACTGCTCAGTGGACTGGTGGTCCTTCGGTGTGCTGGTCTACGAGATGCTCATCGGCCAGTCGCCCTTCCACGGGCAGGACGAGGAGGAGCTTTTCCACTCCATCCGCATGGACAGCCCCACCTACCCCCGCTGGCTGGAGAAGGAGGCCAAGGACCTGCTGGTGAAG CTCTTCGTGAGGGAACCCGAGAAGAGGCTGGGGGTGCGGGGAGACATCCGGCAGCACCCACTGTTCCGGGAGATCAACTGGGAGGagctggagagaaaagagattgAGCCGCCCTTCAGGCCCAAAGTG AAATCCCCGCAGGACTGCAGCAACTTCGACAAGGAGTTCCTGAACGAGAAGCCCCGGCTGTCCTTTGCTGACAGGGCGCTCATCAACAGCATGGACCAGAACATGTTCCGGAACTTTTCCTTCATGAACCCGGGCATGGAGCGCCTCATCTCCTGA